In Brucella melitensis bv. 1 str. 16M, a genomic segment contains:
- a CDS encoding AsmA family protein: MGRIFVIVGGLLVLLLTAALVVPPFVDWSGYRADFEREASRILGRPVTVAGDISARLLPFPSVTFSDVRVGADAAHPVMTVDRFSMDAELMPFLRGQLLIFDMRVERPRVTISLDKDGKVDWAIRPSTPLDPTKIGVERLSINDGVVTLREEASGRSDTASALNAVLSANSLAGPWQANGSFVLRGEKFAIDLSSGEAKPDGVLRVRARVSPDGFPAIFETDGDVAMTDGRLDYAGDFSLRSSDMVATAGLKKPAEKPFFSDLRVSGKFKADRERFDVSEFRMEQGPADNPYVVDGSALIDYGAKPHFEVSADGQQLFWGPNETAGEEQSVSAMPIADRIAIARRILEQLPIPSIPGNVDLRLPAVIAGGTTIRSVMVSAEPDGEDWNIRQFAADLPGRTKVEAKGKLSVGHDFGFRGNMLVASRQPSGLASWLNETVDESIRKLEGAGFSGKVDLRDGTQRIDDLEIGLGKTSLHGSFVREVKGAAQPSITLDLKGGMVKSDALQALMAFFSSGDGLAFLDGQGLNLAFKAGPVRYQDMEAANVDLALRLHDGRFDFDRLLISDVAGATLTATGTYEPFANTPSGSLDATVLSDDLSRFLSLMANRYPQLPLFRALSMRAANFPGLFDDSEINIIANAVAPADGALKKTLAKNAAAREKSAKPIEANVNKAPGVGEISFSITGKSGGMKLDLSGTASGGEGESEPLQMQMNGTATSRQGEAVLALIGLPSLPLGIAGELTADLAMQGAPSAGMRTLLKLSAPDGSAMADGVISLVRGDIAASGKAQLKTADLQPFIATAGYALPGFGQGLAANLTSDFQFAKGILRFPNLVGTLNGDNISVRIEANFADSGLPQLKGEAKLASLEMESLAAIMLGQDAFEPAKPTAKTIWPRGAFAVRPTLPLLMDMKLNVAEARMDGFGTVTGFSTRLQKTMDGLQLTELTGNWAGGYLMGNVSLRNSDKNALLSTDLKWSGAKLNDFYRLEDGSALLGGVVKASLNLNGSGDSVAALVGSLGGTATLDVENFTLQGFDAKALPGMIAAADALEDRTPSTKKLDAKQFLGIAEKATGQSVFAPGNARFDFTITGGVARMAAANLKDGDAALLADLQFDLSTFGVSGNGTFTFRNGAGDETGIAPQVAFSLGGHYSQPTVNFDRQPLVQFLTQRALEREQERVEAMQASLMEKQRLRRQLGLFEADAAERERSLREEEARRRADANAPLALPEGGQSLNEFLKNLEPPPVSPEAQP; this comes from the coding sequence TTGGGCCGCATATTCGTCATCGTCGGCGGGCTTCTCGTGCTGCTGTTGACGGCAGCACTTGTCGTGCCGCCCTTTGTTGACTGGAGCGGCTATCGCGCCGATTTCGAGCGGGAGGCAAGCCGCATTCTGGGCCGCCCGGTCACGGTGGCGGGCGATATTTCCGCGCGGCTGTTGCCCTTTCCCTCCGTTACCTTTTCGGATGTGCGGGTTGGGGCGGATGCCGCCCATCCGGTCATGACCGTCGATAGGTTTTCGATGGATGCGGAGCTGATGCCGTTCCTGCGTGGCCAGCTTCTGATTTTCGATATGCGTGTCGAGCGTCCGCGCGTGACGATTTCTCTCGACAAGGATGGCAAGGTCGACTGGGCGATCCGTCCATCGACGCCGCTTGATCCGACAAAAATCGGGGTGGAACGGCTTTCCATCAATGATGGCGTGGTGACGCTTCGCGAAGAGGCGAGCGGGCGTAGCGATACCGCAAGTGCACTCAATGCCGTTTTGTCGGCCAACAGCCTTGCCGGGCCATGGCAGGCCAATGGCAGTTTCGTGCTGCGTGGCGAGAAGTTCGCGATTGATCTTTCAAGCGGTGAGGCGAAGCCCGATGGTGTGCTGCGGGTGCGTGCGCGCGTTTCACCTGACGGGTTTCCGGCGATCTTCGAGACGGATGGCGATGTGGCGATGACGGACGGGCGCCTCGATTATGCCGGGGATTTTTCGCTGCGCTCATCCGATATGGTTGCGACCGCTGGCTTGAAAAAGCCCGCAGAAAAGCCTTTTTTCAGCGATCTGCGGGTCAGCGGCAAATTCAAGGCCGATCGGGAGCGTTTCGACGTTTCCGAGTTCCGCATGGAGCAGGGGCCAGCCGACAATCCCTATGTGGTCGATGGCAGCGCCTTGATCGATTATGGGGCAAAGCCGCATTTTGAAGTCAGCGCCGACGGGCAGCAGCTTTTCTGGGGGCCGAACGAAACGGCAGGCGAGGAGCAATCCGTTTCCGCTATGCCCATTGCAGACCGCATTGCCATTGCGCGCCGCATTCTGGAGCAATTGCCGATCCCCTCCATCCCCGGCAATGTGGATTTGCGCCTGCCTGCGGTGATTGCGGGCGGCACGACGATCCGCTCCGTAATGGTGAGCGCCGAGCCGGATGGCGAGGACTGGAATATCCGCCAGTTTGCCGCCGACCTGCCGGGGCGCACCAAGGTTGAAGCGAAGGGCAAGCTTTCGGTCGGGCATGATTTTGGCTTCCGGGGCAATATGCTGGTGGCCTCGCGCCAGCCGTCTGGTCTGGCGTCGTGGCTCAACGAAACCGTGGATGAGTCCATCCGCAAGCTAGAGGGGGCGGGCTTTTCCGGCAAGGTTGACCTGCGTGACGGTACGCAGCGTATTGATGATCTGGAAATAGGGCTTGGAAAGACGTCGCTGCATGGTTCTTTCGTGCGGGAGGTGAAGGGGGCCGCCCAACCGTCGATCACGCTCGACCTTAAGGGCGGCATGGTGAAAAGCGATGCCCTGCAAGCCCTTATGGCCTTTTTCTCCAGCGGTGACGGGCTTGCCTTTCTGGATGGGCAGGGGCTGAACCTCGCCTTCAAGGCCGGGCCGGTGCGCTATCAGGATATGGAAGCGGCCAATGTTGATCTGGCGCTTCGCCTGCATGACGGGCGCTTCGATTTCGATCGTTTGCTCATCAGCGATGTGGCCGGGGCAACACTGACGGCGACAGGCACTTACGAACCCTTTGCCAATACGCCTTCCGGTTCTCTGGATGCGACTGTCCTTTCCGACGACCTGTCGCGTTTCCTGTCGCTGATGGCCAATCGTTATCCGCAATTGCCGCTGTTTCGAGCCTTATCGATGCGCGCGGCGAACTTCCCCGGATTGTTCGACGACAGCGAAATCAACATCATTGCCAATGCGGTTGCACCGGCGGATGGGGCATTGAAGAAAACCCTTGCGAAAAATGCGGCAGCCAGGGAAAAGAGCGCCAAGCCCATTGAAGCAAATGTAAACAAAGCGCCGGGCGTGGGCGAAATCTCCTTCAGCATTACTGGAAAATCAGGCGGGATGAAGCTTGATCTTTCCGGCACGGCTAGCGGGGGCGAGGGCGAAAGCGAGCCCTTGCAGATGCAAATGAACGGCACGGCCACCTCCCGGCAAGGGGAGGCCGTGCTTGCCCTGATCGGCCTGCCATCGCTGCCGCTGGGGATTGCGGGCGAGCTGACCGCCGATCTTGCCATGCAGGGCGCGCCGAGCGCCGGTATGCGCACATTGCTGAAGCTTAGCGCGCCGGATGGTTCGGCAATGGCCGATGGTGTCATTTCACTGGTACGCGGCGACATTGCCGCCAGTGGCAAGGCGCAGTTGAAAACTGCCGATCTACAGCCCTTCATCGCCACAGCCGGCTATGCGCTGCCGGGGTTTGGGCAGGGGCTTGCAGCCAACCTCACCAGCGATTTCCAGTTTGCAAAGGGCATTCTTCGTTTTCCCAATCTCGTGGGCACGTTGAACGGCGATAATATTTCCGTGCGCATCGAAGCGAATTTTGCCGATAGCGGTTTGCCGCAGCTTAAAGGCGAGGCAAAGCTTGCCTCGCTGGAAATGGAAAGCCTTGCGGCCATCATGCTGGGGCAGGATGCTTTCGAGCCGGCCAAGCCGACTGCGAAAACCATCTGGCCGCGCGGGGCTTTTGCCGTGCGGCCCACCCTGCCGCTTCTCATGGATATGAAGCTCAATGTGGCAGAGGCCCGCATGGATGGGTTTGGCACCGTGACCGGCTTTTCAACCCGGCTTCAGAAAACCATGGACGGGCTTCAATTGACGGAACTGACCGGCAATTGGGCAGGCGGTTATCTGATGGGCAATGTCTCGCTGCGCAACAGCGATAAGAATGCACTGCTTTCCACCGACCTTAAATGGAGCGGCGCCAAACTCAACGATTTCTACCGATTGGAAGATGGTTCGGCTCTTTTGGGGGGCGTCGTCAAGGCTTCCCTTAATCTCAATGGCAGTGGCGACAGCGTGGCGGCGCTGGTCGGTTCGCTCGGTGGGACTGCAACCCTCGACGTGGAGAATTTCACGCTGCAAGGTTTCGATGCAAAGGCACTTCCCGGCATGATAGCTGCGGCGGATGCCTTGGAGGACCGAACACCCAGCACAAAAAAGCTTGATGCAAAACAGTTTTTGGGCATTGCGGAAAAGGCCACAGGGCAAAGTGTCTTTGCGCCCGGCAATGCGCGGTTCGACTTCACGATCACCGGCGGTGTGGCGCGTATGGCGGCGGCCAATCTCAAGGACGGCGACGCGGCGCTGCTCGCCGATTTGCAGTTCGACCTTTCCACATTCGGTGTTTCCGGCAACGGCACCTTTACCTTCCGCAATGGCGCGGGTGACGAAACCGGCATTGCGCCGCAAGTGGCATTCTCGCTTGGCGGACATTACAGCCAGCCCACTGTCAATTTCGACCGGCAGCCGCTTGTGCAATTCCTGACGCAGCGTGCGCTTGAGCGGGAGCAGGAACGGGTTGAGGCCATGCAGGCAAGCCTGATGGAAAAGCAGCGCCTGCGCCGCCAGCTTGGCCTTTTTGAGGCCGATGCGGCAGAGCGCGAGCGTTCGCTGCGTGAGGAGGAAGCCAGGCGGCGGGCTGATGCGAATGCGCCATTAGCCTTGCCTGAAGGCGGCCAGTCGCTAAACGAGTTCCTCAAAAACCTGGAGCCACCGCCAGTTTCGCCGGAGGCGCAGCCCTGA
- a CDS encoding ribbon-helix-helix domain-containing protein, with translation MSTSARLRKHSVSIRGHATSYTLEDPFFKIIEEIAAARNMTVAALVAEIDSRRERTINLSSALRLHVLDWLKSKLPESNSCPP, from the coding sequence GTGAGCACGTCCGCACGCCTGCGCAAACATTCCGTCAGCATACGCGGCCACGCGACAAGCTACACGCTTGAAGACCCATTCTTCAAAATCATCGAGGAAATCGCAGCCGCGCGAAATATGACTGTCGCCGCTCTCGTCGCGGAGATTGACAGCAGGCGCGAGCGCACCATCAATCTCTCGTCTGCCCTGCGCCTTCATGTCCTCGACTGGCTGAAATCGAAATTGCCAGAGAGCAATTCATGCCCCCCGTGA
- a CDS encoding DUF4169 family protein: MSDIVNLRQFKKQKARDTKEKQAEQNRILFGRTKVEKDFARAQAQKAERFLDMNRRETKDLPEGEK, translated from the coding sequence ATGAGCGACATCGTCAATCTTCGCCAGTTCAAAAAGCAAAAAGCCCGCGACACCAAGGAAAAGCAGGCTGAGCAGAACCGGATTCTTTTTGGGCGAACCAAGGTTGAAAAGGATTTTGCGCGCGCGCAAGCGCAGAAAGCAGAGCGCTTTCTGGATATGAACCGCCGCGAAACCAAAGACCTCCCCGAAGGCGAAAAGTGA